TTATATTGGCGACATTCTTCCCCATTTTCATAAACACAGTAAGTGGAATTGCCGGATGTGACAATGGACTTGTTGAAGTGGGAAAAACCTACGGATTCACGAAGTGGCAAACGCTCGTAAAAATAATTCTTCCACAGGCGCTTCCTTCTATTTTATCAGGCATGCAGCTGGGGCTTGGATACAGCTGGAGGTCACTAATGGGAGCTGAACTTATTGCGGCTTCTTCGGGTATTGGCTATATGATAATAGAAGCAGAGCAATTGTCTCGGATCGATATCATTTTTGTTGGAATAATAGTAATTGGAGCATTGGGCTACGGTATCGATTACATTTTCTTCAAGGCTACAGACAGATTTTTAAAATGGGAGGACATAAACCATGACAGGGATAAAAATAAGGAACTTATCAAAGACTTTTATGCT
This portion of the Peptostreptococcaceae bacterium genome encodes:
- a CDS encoding ABC transporter permease; its protein translation is MKKYRGFVFPLALILLWAVGSELGWFNSYIVPHPMRVLETGISLTKKGILAKHLGISLFRVLAGFVLTFSIAFPLAILVGLNKKTYEYLSPSLEFVRHIPPIAMIPLLILWFGIGEISKIAVIILATFFPIFINTVSGIAGCDNGLVEVGKTYGFTKWQTLVKIILPQALPSILSGMQLGLGYSWRSLMGAELIAASSGIGYMIIEAEQLSRIDIIFVGIIVIGALGYGIDYIFFKATDRFLKWEDINHDRDKNKELIKDFYA